One Rhodoferax ferrireducens T118 DNA segment encodes these proteins:
- a CDS encoding F0F1 ATP synthase subunit gamma gives MSDTTASLRRKIGSAADLQSVVRTMKAMAASSIGQYENAVRSLDDYYRTVQLGLAACFRRNEPADGTPAHQNVVGAIGAVVFGSDQGLVGQFNDVMVDFVVKTLGNLPGKKTVWTVGERIQSRLADSGLPLGERFILPNSIGAITPLVGQIVIEMETRREKGEIAQVYLFHNRPESGSVYTPVSQRLLPLDAVWQRDLATINWPTKNMPQVMNDKEATLLAFVREYIFVSLFMACAESLASENASRLAAMQRAEKNIDELLEDLNRSFHRLRQSGIDEELFDVISGFEALTTS, from the coding sequence ATGAGCGACACCACGGCGAGCCTGCGCCGCAAGATCGGCAGTGCCGCAGACCTCCAATCGGTAGTGCGCACTATGAAGGCGATGGCCGCATCAAGCATCGGCCAGTACGAGAACGCCGTGCGCTCTCTAGATGACTATTATCGGACGGTACAACTAGGTTTAGCGGCATGTTTTCGCCGGAATGAGCCTGCTGACGGGACCCCAGCGCACCAGAATGTAGTAGGAGCGATTGGCGCGGTCGTGTTCGGTTCCGACCAGGGCCTTGTTGGTCAGTTCAATGATGTGATGGTCGATTTTGTCGTCAAGACGTTGGGGAATTTGCCGGGTAAAAAGACAGTATGGACAGTCGGCGAACGCATTCAGTCGCGCCTCGCGGACTCCGGCTTACCTTTGGGGGAACGCTTCATCCTGCCGAATTCCATTGGCGCGATTACACCGTTGGTTGGGCAGATCGTGATCGAGATGGAAACCCGTCGCGAAAAGGGCGAGATCGCGCAGGTGTACCTGTTCCATAACCGGCCCGAGTCCGGGTCGGTCTATACACCGGTGAGTCAACGGCTGCTGCCGCTGGACGCGGTTTGGCAGCGCGATCTGGCTACCATTAACTGGCCCACCAAAAATATGCCTCAGGTGATGAATGACAAAGAAGCGACTCTGTTGGCGTTCGTTCGCGAATACATTTTTGTCTCGCTTTTCATGGCCTGCGCTGAATCCCTAGCCAGTGAAAATGCCAGCCGCTTGGCTGCAATGCAACGTGCTGAAAAGAATATTGACGAACTGCTGGAGGACCTGAACCGCTCGTTTCACCGCCTACGCCAAAGTGGTATCGACGAGGAGCTATTCGATGTCATTTCAGGCTTCGAAGCACTCACGACTTCTTAG
- the tnpC gene encoding IS66 family transposase translates to MSADELRDVVQSLFKTLTFKQATIDKLTHENAYLKRLKFAAQSERFSAEQRSLLEETLDEDLQAVSDEIEQLKPTDAPAPRMKEQPKRQPLPANLARVEIHHEPDSTTCACGCQMKRIGEDVAEKLDYQPGVFSVERHVRGKWACAKCQTLIQTPVAAHVIDKGIPTTGLLAQVLVAKFADHLPLYRQEAIFGRAGLAIARSTLGAWVGSCGVQLQPLVDALKAEILQHNVVHADETPVQMLKPGTGKTHRSYLWAYAAGAFEDTRAVVYDFCESRAGENAKTFLGDWRGSLVCDDFSGYKQLMAQGVTEVGCLAHARRKFFDLHASNKSQIAHSALEQIARVYDIEREVKELLPDERRRIRQEKSKPLLDALHQWMILNRQKITDGSATAKALDYSLRRWSALTRFLSDGQLPVDNNHIENQIRPIAIGRNNWLFAGSLRAGKRGAAVMSLIQSARLNGHDPFAYLKDVLTRLPTQRASQIHELLPHRWQPQIQFT, encoded by the coding sequence ATGAGTGCAGACGAACTGCGCGACGTGGTGCAGTCCCTGTTCAAGACACTGACCTTCAAACAAGCCACCATCGACAAGCTCACGCATGAGAATGCTTATCTCAAACGCCTGAAGTTTGCCGCCCAGAGTGAGCGCTTTAGCGCCGAGCAAAGAAGCCTGCTGGAAGAAACCCTTGATGAGGATCTGCAGGCGGTGAGCGACGAGATCGAGCAACTCAAGCCCACGGATGCGCCTGCACCCCGGATGAAGGAACAACCCAAACGCCAGCCATTGCCAGCGAATCTTGCCCGCGTGGAGATCCACCACGAACCCGATTCCACCACCTGCGCTTGCGGCTGCCAAATGAAGCGCATCGGCGAAGATGTCGCCGAGAAGCTGGACTACCAGCCCGGCGTCTTCAGTGTCGAGCGCCATGTGCGCGGCAAATGGGCTTGCGCCAAGTGCCAAACCCTGATCCAGACTCCGGTGGCGGCGCATGTCATTGATAAGGGCATCCCCACCACTGGTCTGCTGGCCCAGGTGCTGGTGGCCAAGTTCGCTGACCATCTGCCGCTTTATCGCCAGGAGGCCATCTTTGGTCGTGCCGGTTTGGCCATTGCTCGCTCCACACTGGGTGCCTGGGTCGGCAGCTGTGGTGTGCAGCTGCAACCCCTGGTCGATGCACTCAAAGCTGAGATCCTCCAGCACAACGTAGTGCATGCCGATGAGACACCCGTGCAGATGCTCAAGCCCGGCACCGGTAAAACACACCGCTCTTACCTGTGGGCCTATGCCGCCGGTGCCTTCGAGGACACCCGGGCGGTGGTCTATGACTTCTGCGAATCACGTGCCGGGGAGAATGCCAAGACCTTTCTGGGTGACTGGCGCGGTAGCCTAGTCTGTGACGACTTCAGTGGTTACAAGCAACTGATGGCCCAGGGTGTGACCGAAGTCGGTTGTCTGGCCCATGCCCGGCGCAAGTTCTTTGACCTGCATGCCAGCAACAAGAGCCAGATTGCGCACAGTGCGCTGGAGCAAATCGCCAGGGTTTACGACATTGAGCGCGAAGTCAAAGAACTGCTTCCCGATGAGCGACGACGAATACGCCAGGAGAAATCAAAACCACTGCTGGATGCCTTGCACCAGTGGATGATCCTGAACCGCCAGAAGATCACGGATGGTTCAGCCACGGCCAAAGCGTTGGATTACAGCCTGCGGCGCTGGTCTGCGCTGACGCGCTTCCTCTCCGACGGTCAACTGCCGGTGGACAACAACCACATCGAAAACCAGATCCGTCCGATTGCCATCGGGAGGAACAACTGGCTGTTTGCGGGTTCACTGCGTGCGGGCAAGCGCGGTGCAGCTGTGATGAGTCTGATCCAGAGTGCCAGGCTCAATGGGCATGATCCGTTTGCCTACCTCAAGGATGTTCTAACCCGGTTGCCTACGCAGCGGGCAAGTCAGATTCATGAACTGTTGCCGCATCGCTGGCAGCCGCAAATTCAATTCACTTGA
- a CDS encoding IS110 family transposase, whose protein sequence is MSTPLQTVVQVQDAAIQVELYMSIELSDKKWQLTLSDGRRGPSRYSVEAGDTGAVAQCIAKAKERCKLQPQAKVHSCYEAGRDGWWLHRWLVEQGIDNIVIDSASIEVNRHARRAKTDRLDGDKLLTMLLRHRTGERVWSVLHEPSAEDEDARRTHRELARLAKERTAHTNRISSLLVLHNVRPRIIIGGRDWGRWWDNHCEQVPPALRAEIERESARLALVKQQVKALEVARLQELADGKQPLVAQLIRLRAIGPKGAWILVKELFGWRRFSNRRELAGCLGLAPTPYASGDSQIEQGISKAGNKRARALLVELSWSWLRLQPASDLSQWFNKRFAAGGKRMRRVGIVALARRLVIALWRYLEHGEIPNGAVLKPTTA, encoded by the coding sequence ATGTCTACTCCCCTCCAGACAGTGGTACAGGTCCAGGATGCGGCGATCCAGGTCGAACTGTACATGAGCATCGAGCTAAGTGACAAGAAATGGCAGCTGACGTTGAGTGATGGCCGTCGTGGCCCCAGCCGGTACAGTGTGGAGGCTGGTGACACGGGCGCAGTTGCACAGTGTATAGCCAAGGCCAAGGAGCGCTGCAAGCTCCAGCCACAGGCCAAAGTGCATTCCTGCTACGAAGCCGGACGCGACGGCTGGTGGCTGCACCGCTGGTTAGTTGAACAGGGCATCGACAACATCGTGATCGACTCTGCCAGTATCGAAGTGAACCGGCATGCCAGGCGCGCCAAGACTGATCGGCTCGATGGGGACAAATTGCTGACGATGCTGCTTCGCCACCGCACGGGTGAGCGTGTGTGGTCGGTGCTGCACGAGCCTTCGGCTGAAGATGAAGACGCACGGCGCACACACCGCGAGCTGGCACGGCTGGCGAAGGAGCGCACCGCGCACACCAACCGCATCAGCTCGCTGCTGGTGCTGCACAACGTGCGCCCCCGCATCATCATCGGCGGGCGTGACTGGGGGCGTTGGTGGGACAACCATTGCGAGCAGGTACCACCAGCCTTGCGCGCCGAGATCGAGCGCGAGAGCGCACGCCTGGCGCTAGTCAAGCAGCAGGTCAAGGCGCTGGAGGTCGCGCGGCTGCAGGAATTAGCCGATGGCAAGCAACCGCTGGTGGCACAACTGATCCGACTGCGTGCTATCGGGCCCAAGGGTGCCTGGATCCTGGTCAAGGAACTGTTCGGCTGGCGGCGTTTCTCCAACCGGCGCGAACTGGCCGGTTGCCTGGGGTTGGCACCCACACCCTATGCCAGTGGCGACAGCCAGATCGAACAAGGCATCAGCAAAGCCGGCAACAAGCGAGCGCGCGCCTTGCTGGTGGAGTTGTCATGGAGCTGGCTGCGCCTGCAGCCAGCCAGCGACTTGAGCCAATGGTTTAACAAGCGCTTCGCGGCTGGGGGTAAACGCATGCGCCGCGTGGGCATCGTGGCGCTGGCGCGGCGTCTGGTTATCGCCCTTTGGCGCTACCTTGAGCACGGCGAGATTCCGAACGGGGCCGTGCTCAAGCCAACCACAGCCTGA
- the tnpB gene encoding IS66 family insertion sequence element accessory protein TnpB (TnpB, as the term is used for proteins encoded by IS66 family insertion elements, is considered an accessory protein, since TnpC, encoded by a neighboring gene, is a DDE family transposase.) → MIRIDAIWLATTPMDMRAGTDTALAKVVSVFGSAHPHTAYLFANKRANRLKVLVHDGIGIWLAARRLHQGKFVWPLGSAAQQLSLNRAQLDALVLGLPWQRLGDAGIITMV, encoded by the coding sequence GTGATCCGCATCGATGCCATCTGGCTGGCCACCACCCCCATGGACATGCGAGCTGGCACCGACACCGCCTTGGCCAAGGTTGTGTCGGTGTTTGGTTCTGCCCATCCGCACACGGCCTACCTATTCGCCAACAAGCGAGCAAACCGTTTGAAGGTTCTGGTGCATGACGGCATTGGCATCTGGCTGGCAGCGCGGCGACTGCACCAAGGCAAATTTGTCTGGCCATTGGGCAGTGCAGCGCAACAATTGAGTCTGAACCGCGCCCAACTCGATGCTTTGGTGCTGGGACTGCCCTGGCAGCGCTTGGGTGATGCAGGCATCATCACCATGGTCTGA
- a CDS encoding transposase, protein MLKEPDLARYSSRPTHRTYTRQFKAELVVACQQPGASIAAIALQHGMNANVLHRWLKEHERDGRHRLIGPDPLGVAVPATPVPAFIPLKLPTSMLEPTACDIKVELRKGAVSMILTWPASAAADLVHWTRAILK, encoded by the coding sequence ATGCTCAAAGAACCAGACCTTGCGAGATATTCGAGTCGGCCTACCCACCGCACCTACACGCGCCAGTTCAAGGCCGAATTGGTAGTGGCCTGCCAGCAGCCGGGCGCGTCCATTGCGGCAATAGCCCTGCAACACGGCATGAACGCCAACGTGCTGCACCGCTGGCTCAAGGAACATGAGCGTGACGGGCGCCACCGACTTATCGGGCCAGATCCGTTGGGTGTCGCTGTCCCCGCTACACCTGTCCCCGCATTCATCCCTTTAAAGCTACCCACCAGCATGCTTGAGCCCACTGCCTGCGACATCAAGGTAGAACTTCGCAAAGGCGCAGTCTCGATGATCCTCACCTGGCCCGCCAGTGCCGCTGCCGACTTGGTGCACTGGACCCGGGCCATTCTCAAGTAG
- a CDS encoding DNA-binding protein, with translation MTTSYMPILRPALSTISPRMNNPLSTPNRLNLDKGTDFRAHGINLAAWAREKGFNPQLVYLVARGERKCLRGQSHIIAKELGMK, from the coding sequence GTGACCACATCGTACATGCCCATATTGCGTCCAGCACTTTCAACGATTTCCCCTCGCATGAACAATCCTCTTTCAACCCCGAACAGATTGAACCTTGACAAAGGGACGGACTTTCGCGCCCACGGCATCAATTTGGCGGCATGGGCAAGAGAAAAAGGCTTCAACCCGCAGCTTGTCTATTTGGTTGCAAGAGGCGAGCGCAAGTGCCTCCGGGGCCAAAGCCACATCATTGCCAAGGAGTTGGGCATGAAATAG
- a CDS encoding TnsA endonuclease N-terminal domain-containing protein: MSLSILATYIRAGFGSGRLHNYRPWLRIRRRASSPVSKQVFCNLTLRPTNHHLLSGLEYKTALLNSWLGPKELRECLPLWPDAHPHPQTGLNSDIDGLLDESPGLLEIARDAGIEHGVFPGTKVPYVASCDLVFWLPSKGAFETQLVYISCKPLSEIRKRQRARERLELERRYAKANGGRHVIETGESLPHKLIDNLDWLLPMRHEAQELRVSSQHSDFCSLLMELTKSTPLGAAVNQASEAFHIPVADGFKYFRVGVWLHRIDIDLNLPVVMSKMMHRDYGKTLGRWRAHFWGTVGVQNAGR, translated from the coding sequence ATGAGCTTAAGCATTCTGGCGACGTACATTAGAGCCGGCTTCGGGTCGGGCCGCCTGCACAACTATCGACCGTGGCTGCGAATTCGCAGGCGGGCGTCGTCACCAGTCAGCAAGCAGGTCTTCTGTAATTTGACGCTCCGCCCTACGAACCATCACCTTCTGTCTGGACTGGAATACAAGACGGCACTTCTGAACTCGTGGCTAGGACCCAAGGAACTCCGTGAGTGCCTACCACTGTGGCCTGACGCACACCCTCATCCCCAAACAGGGCTGAACAGCGACATCGACGGCCTGCTGGACGAGTCGCCAGGTCTTTTAGAAATTGCGCGCGATGCAGGTATCGAACATGGGGTCTTTCCTGGTACGAAGGTTCCCTACGTCGCGAGTTGTGATCTGGTATTCTGGCTTCCGAGCAAGGGCGCATTCGAAACGCAGTTGGTATACATCAGCTGCAAACCCCTCAGTGAAATAAGGAAGCGTCAACGGGCGCGTGAACGCCTTGAACTTGAGCGCCGGTACGCGAAGGCCAATGGCGGCAGGCATGTCATCGAAACCGGTGAAAGCCTTCCTCACAAACTAATAGACAACCTGGATTGGTTGCTGCCCATGCGGCACGAAGCGCAGGAACTCAGAGTGTCATCGCAGCACAGCGACTTTTGCTCATTACTGATGGAACTGACAAAAAGCACCCCGCTGGGGGCTGCCGTCAATCAAGCCAGTGAGGCCTTTCACATTCCTGTGGCTGATGGTTTTAAGTATTTTCGGGTGGGCGTCTGGTTGCACAGGATTGACATTGATTTGAATCTGCCCGTGGTCATGTCCAAGATGATGCACCGCGACTATGGAAAGACACTAGGCCGTTGGCGCGCTCACTTCTGGGGAACAGTTGGAGTACAAAATGCAGGCCGGTGA
- a CDS encoding AAA family ATPase has product MKRNAADLLSIALDNPLVKNLPPFMSNSQLAEKLANDPFAHIDWTSVSLADRAVLLNQLKTTFCVTETSLRIAVALQALLWDGLLARDPCQPDQRRIIYEIAEYDFKQIKVQPWRHEFIGGIIIRGITGVGKSAAVNRFLSLFPQVIQHGRNESAQWVEFRQLVYLKVPMSSDGSRGGFLQNCLRELDAALKTDYFSRHQGKQWTVERLLVNVLHYLALHRCGLLIIEEAQERNLAESQFSRDFLTFFLRLLNHSIPVVIIGNPLAFSILDSFSQDQSRFSEYGDFKIEPIFDFNDEEWSDEWMGHVWGASMLDQEDEPIENLAELIWAYTGGFPRILARLRRETINAAIQTGSTRVCREHIEIANRTPSMVGANKLISAFTNRNWRDLEQFRDIPIPDMRHRWEQMKLSNANLDPSSEGNSQVTKEPAKVNDMPPTRIRRKNGKKIPQKNRTESVNAVALGQQFEADDIRSQEYVDRLGRPETE; this is encoded by the coding sequence ATGAAAAGGAATGCCGCGGATCTATTGTCGATCGCACTCGACAATCCTCTTGTGAAGAACTTGCCGCCATTCATGAGCAATTCCCAATTGGCGGAGAAGCTTGCGAATGATCCTTTCGCCCATATCGACTGGACCTCTGTCTCGTTGGCGGATCGTGCAGTTTTATTGAACCAACTCAAGACGACGTTTTGTGTAACCGAGACATCACTTCGAATTGCAGTGGCGCTTCAGGCACTCCTGTGGGATGGATTACTGGCGCGAGACCCTTGTCAGCCTGATCAGCGTCGGATAATTTATGAAATTGCAGAATATGACTTCAAGCAGATAAAGGTGCAGCCTTGGCGACATGAGTTCATAGGTGGCATCATCATCCGTGGAATCACGGGGGTCGGCAAGTCTGCCGCAGTCAATCGATTCCTGTCGCTGTTTCCGCAAGTTATTCAACATGGAAGAAATGAATCTGCGCAGTGGGTCGAATTTCGTCAATTGGTATACCTCAAGGTCCCGATGTCCTCGGATGGCAGCCGAGGGGGGTTTCTCCAAAACTGTCTGCGAGAACTGGATGCTGCGCTGAAGACAGACTACTTTTCCAGGCATCAAGGCAAGCAATGGACTGTAGAAAGGTTGCTAGTCAATGTTCTTCACTACTTGGCCCTTCATAGATGTGGACTTTTGATCATCGAGGAAGCGCAAGAACGCAATTTGGCGGAATCCCAATTTTCACGTGATTTTCTAACCTTTTTTTTACGCTTGCTAAATCACAGCATTCCGGTTGTCATCATTGGCAATCCCTTGGCGTTTTCCATTCTTGATTCGTTTAGCCAAGATCAGAGTAGGTTTTCCGAATACGGCGACTTCAAGATCGAGCCAATATTTGATTTCAACGATGAAGAATGGAGTGACGAATGGATGGGGCATGTTTGGGGTGCGTCTATGTTGGACCAAGAAGATGAGCCAATCGAGAATCTTGCCGAACTGATCTGGGCATACACGGGTGGTTTCCCCCGAATTTTGGCAAGGTTACGGCGTGAGACCATAAATGCTGCTATTCAAACCGGTAGCACTCGTGTTTGCCGAGAACATATTGAAATCGCTAACAGGACACCATCTATGGTTGGTGCCAACAAGCTGATTTCGGCCTTCACAAATCGGAACTGGCGGGACCTTGAGCAGTTTCGGGACATTCCCATTCCAGACATGAGGCATAGGTGGGAGCAAATGAAGTTGAGCAATGCAAATCTGGATCCCTCCTCGGAAGGAAATTCGCAAGTGACTAAGGAACCGGCCAAGGTGAATGACATGCCACCGACACGCATCAGGCGAAAGAATGGAAAAAAAATTCCTCAAAAGAATCGCACTGAGTCGGTCAATGCCGTTGCTTTGGGTCAACAGTTCGAAGCCGACGACATTCGCAGCCAAGAATATGTCGACAGGCTGGGCAGGCCGGAAACAGAATGA
- a CDS encoding TniQ family protein codes for MWIEGETLYSWAARFHELQGRTSSRQTGITLFGRSHAAADYAIPLGVAHFAALTRGQLGSPSEILMKRTALCELRPFLSISCWDSMLKRFVDTLRSENTRPTVGIRAGGIGERCPLRYCGDCIKDELAELGTSYWHLQHQLQCSVTCLKHQKPLEFPERRRTTWSLPHHANSFAKSASVSDRFLASALLLSRISEVCTQLNPIHIPTFADAATRSLLNQDVATTVPRRCGDALSAWFSQTQSSQVARVYYPDHADLISGRWIVQLLRSRCSIKPIHWLLLWAAILENVPEELALKQFGLAVNCQAVDSELADHWSELSNHMLYRFVHARHRASNASQEERHGIQ; via the coding sequence ATGTGGATTGAAGGCGAGACCCTATATTCTTGGGCTGCCCGCTTTCACGAACTCCAGGGAAGAACCTCAAGTAGGCAGACTGGAATTACCCTATTTGGACGAAGCCACGCTGCGGCGGACTATGCGATTCCATTAGGTGTCGCGCATTTCGCGGCGTTGACGCGTGGGCAACTCGGGTCTCCTTCCGAAATCCTTATGAAGCGGACGGCGTTGTGTGAGTTGCGACCGTTTCTTTCCATCTCATGCTGGGATTCAATGCTTAAACGATTTGTCGATACTCTGAGAAGTGAGAATACTCGACCGACTGTGGGAATTCGAGCGGGAGGCATTGGGGAACGATGCCCGCTTCGCTATTGCGGTGACTGCATCAAGGATGAACTCGCAGAGTTGGGAACGTCGTATTGGCACCTACAGCATCAATTGCAGTGCAGTGTTACATGCCTCAAACACCAAAAGCCACTTGAGTTCCCCGAGCGTCGACGAACCACTTGGTCTCTTCCTCATCACGCTAATTCATTCGCCAAATCTGCATCAGTCTCGGACAGATTTCTTGCGTCGGCATTGCTGCTCAGTCGCATTTCGGAGGTTTGTACGCAGTTGAATCCAATACACATACCGACTTTTGCGGACGCTGCGACTCGGTCCCTTCTGAATCAGGATGTCGCGACGACCGTGCCCCGACGCTGTGGGGATGCACTGTCGGCTTGGTTTTCTCAAACGCAATCAAGCCAAGTTGCCAGGGTCTACTATCCAGATCACGCAGATCTGATTTCTGGAAGGTGGATTGTTCAGTTGCTTCGGTCCCGGTGCTCAATTAAGCCAATTCACTGGCTGCTGCTGTGGGCCGCCATCCTTGAGAACGTACCGGAGGAGTTGGCCTTAAAGCAATTTGGGCTGGCCGTGAACTGCCAAGCCGTCGACTCCGAGCTGGCAGATCACTGGTCTGAATTGTCTAATCACATGCTCTATAGATTCGTGCACGCCAGGCACAGGGCATCAAATGCTTCACAAGAAGAAAGGCATGGAATTCAATGA
- a CDS encoding HAD family hydrolase, whose amino-acid sequence MTKIIALDCDGVLLDYNLAYAKAWGRFSGAHPAERDPKAYWHIDRWDVERLAGERLAQFRVLFDEDFWTSVPPIAGAVEACLRLHDHGFELVCVSAIDEHFVGARLKNLRDHGFPIERVFGTGNQPGQQSPKAQVIDKIKPLAFVDDYLPYMRGIRSETHTALILRGPNGSPNIGPGLSAVSSTHADLAAFSEWWLAQA is encoded by the coding sequence ATGACAAAAATCATCGCTTTGGACTGTGATGGCGTGTTGCTCGATTACAACCTCGCCTACGCCAAGGCTTGGGGACGATTTTCCGGCGCCCATCCGGCCGAACGGGATCCGAAGGCCTACTGGCACATCGACCGATGGGACGTTGAAAGGCTCGCGGGTGAGCGTCTGGCCCAGTTCCGAGTGCTCTTTGATGAGGACTTTTGGACCAGCGTTCCGCCGATCGCTGGTGCAGTTGAGGCCTGCCTGCGCCTGCATGACCATGGCTTCGAACTGGTCTGTGTTAGTGCGATCGATGAACATTTCGTCGGAGCTCGCCTGAAGAATCTGCGCGACCATGGCTTTCCGATCGAGCGAGTGTTTGGGACTGGAAATCAGCCAGGTCAACAAAGTCCGAAGGCTCAAGTCATTGACAAAATCAAGCCGCTGGCATTTGTCGATGATTACCTGCCGTATATGCGTGGAATCCGGAGTGAAACGCACACGGCGCTGATTTTGCGTGGACCCAACGGCAGCCCAAATATTGGGCCCGGGCTCTCGGCGGTGAGTTCCACTCATGCAGATCTCGCTGCATTTAGCGAGTGGTGGTTGGCGCAAGCGTAA
- a CDS encoding antitoxin Xre/MbcA/ParS toxin-binding domain-containing protein — protein sequence MGTRTNKQRICRLFHGRFHGRFLWRSAEEQAWLDLAPVGREFGSPDYERLEQLDSCPFDVFGDMMLIYEWLFTPHPTLDGMTPDDCARSEAGLQKALDLLAGLKLGAAAGLAITSKN from the coding sequence ATGGGCACTCGAACTAACAAGCAGCGAATTTGCCGATTGTTCCATGGCCGCTTCCATGGAAGATTTCTTTGGAGATCCGCTGAAGAGCAAGCCTGGCTTGACTTGGCGCCAGTGGGCCGGGAATTTGGTAGCCCGGACTATGAACGGCTTGAACAACTGGACAGCTGCCCGTTTGACGTTTTTGGGGACATGATGCTGATCTACGAATGGCTTTTCACTCCGCATCCAACACTTGACGGAATGACGCCTGATGACTGCGCCCGCAGTGAGGCGGGTCTGCAAAAGGCGCTGGACCTTCTGGCTGGACTCAAGCTTGGTGCCGCCGCTGGGCTGGCGATCACATCAAAAAATTAG
- a CDS encoding MbcA/ParS/Xre antitoxin family protein — MNSPKGTASPHDAAFDTLLAIAHQMLQDNADAQAMDFDVVTWLTTWIEQPLPALGGVTPASLMVTQAGVELVSDVLKSMASGAYR, encoded by the coding sequence GTGAATTCCCCCAAGGGCACGGCGTCGCCCCATGACGCAGCCTTCGACACCTTGCTGGCTATTGCGCACCAGATGTTGCAAGACAACGCTGATGCGCAGGCAATGGATTTTGACGTAGTCACATGGTTGACAACGTGGATCGAGCAGCCCTTGCCTGCGCTGGGAGGGGTGACCCCTGCATCTCTGATGGTCACTCAGGCGGGGGTCGAGCTGGTTTCCGATGTATTGAAATCGATGGCATCGGGCGCGTACCGGTGA
- a CDS encoding SOS response-associated peptidase family protein — MCYSAQIWAEHRKYVRAFGVEIDIKEYVKLFWQRNENDRIKVPKAMEESFTAPQGEDEAAIKSLTDAYKVQQADKLAQELFKQRKRLADAQRSLTAKTTKAATEATRIASTKIEWLLAKLADSRRTELKDSDSRIYPGYFAPVLIVENGKRLVRPMRYQCRPAGKPAAYDTRYPGTYNARRDSLEGFWKNQFGYTHGLMVVNAFFEHVSKPLKNASGAQTESVILEFKPRPVQDMLVACLWSHWTGDAGDDLYSFAAITDEPPEEVAAAGHDRCIIPIKPENIDAWLNPDPTNLAALYAILDDRERPYYEHRLAA, encoded by the coding sequence ATGTGCTACTCCGCTCAAATCTGGGCTGAACACAGAAAGTACGTCAGGGCGTTCGGCGTCGAGATCGACATCAAGGAATATGTCAAACTTTTCTGGCAGCGAAATGAAAACGACCGCATCAAGGTTCCCAAAGCGATGGAGGAGTCGTTTACCGCCCCGCAAGGTGAAGACGAAGCGGCCATCAAGAGCTTGACTGACGCGTACAAGGTTCAGCAAGCCGACAAACTGGCGCAGGAGTTGTTCAAGCAACGCAAGCGACTGGCTGATGCTCAGCGCAGCCTGACGGCCAAGACCACAAAGGCGGCGACCGAGGCCACGCGAATCGCCAGCACCAAAATTGAATGGCTCTTGGCAAAATTGGCAGACTCCAGGCGCACCGAGCTGAAGGACAGCGATTCAAGAATTTATCCTGGCTACTTCGCGCCGGTGCTGATTGTGGAAAACGGCAAACGCCTTGTCCGCCCCATGCGCTACCAGTGCCGCCCGGCTGGAAAGCCAGCGGCCTACGACACCAGGTATCCGGGCACCTATAACGCAAGAAGGGACAGCCTGGAGGGCTTCTGGAAGAACCAGTTCGGCTACACACACGGGCTCATGGTCGTCAATGCGTTCTTTGAGCATGTTTCCAAGCCATTGAAGAACGCAAGTGGCGCGCAAACAGAGAGCGTGATCCTGGAGTTCAAGCCACGACCAGTACAGGACATGTTGGTCGCCTGCCTGTGGTCGCACTGGACAGGAGACGCAGGGGATGACCTTTACTCCTTCGCTGCCATCACGGATGAGCCACCAGAAGAGGTTGCAGCCGCTGGTCACGACCGCTGCATCATTCCGATCAAGCCTGAAAACATCGACGCCTGGTTGAATCCAGACCCCACCAATCTCGCGGCACTCTACGCCATCCTGGATGACAGGGAGCGTCCTTACTATGAGCACCGGCTGGCCGCATAG